Proteins encoded by one window of Deinococcus sp. KSM4-11:
- a CDS encoding MOSC domain-containing protein has product MATLAALYIYPVKSCAVVPLTMARAESRGLAGDRRWALAGPSGRLLTQREQPRMRLIEPVWDGTLRALRAPGRPELPLPAEPLGPRVPATLWGEAIGGLSVTPDAAAWLHAFLGVPCDLVALPQDASRWQEGKPFRAPLGYADGNPFHLISTASLATLGSASRSPLDFRPNFVIDGAPAFAEDGWRRLQIGPVGFQAVESCARCSVVNVDPDGHMTAEPLRTLARQRRQGRVILFGQHLILEGEPGATVQIGDTVTVLESSPEPNPCYG; this is encoded by the coding sequence ATGGCCACCCTCGCCGCTCTGTACATCTACCCCGTGAAATCCTGCGCGGTGGTGCCGCTCACCATGGCCCGGGCCGAGTCGCGCGGCCTGGCAGGAGACCGCCGCTGGGCGCTGGCCGGGCCGAGCGGTCGCCTGCTCACCCAGCGCGAGCAGCCGCGCATGCGCCTGATCGAGCCCGTCTGGGACGGCACGCTGCGCGCCCTGCGGGCCCCCGGCCGGCCGGAGTTGCCGCTGCCCGCCGAGCCGCTCGGCCCGCGCGTCCCGGCCACCCTGTGGGGCGAGGCCATCGGCGGGCTGAGCGTCACCCCGGACGCCGCCGCGTGGCTCCACGCGTTCCTGGGCGTGCCCTGCGACCTGGTGGCCCTGCCGCAGGACGCGTCGCGCTGGCAGGAGGGTAAGCCGTTCCGCGCGCCGCTGGGCTACGCGGACGGCAATCCCTTCCACCTCATCTCCACTGCTTCGCTGGCCACGCTGGGGTCGGCCTCACGCTCGCCCCTCGACTTCCGCCCGAACTTCGTGATCGACGGGGCGCCCGCCTTCGCGGAGGACGGCTGGCGCCGCCTGCAGATCGGCCCGGTCGGCTTCCAGGCGGTCGAGTCGTGTGCCCGCTGCAGCGTCGTGAACGTCGATCCGGACGGCCACATGACGGCCGAACCCCTGCGTACCCTGGCCCGGCAGCGTCGTCAGGGCCGCGTGATCCTGTTCGGTCAGCACCTCATTCTGGAGGGCGAGCCCGGCGCGACCGTGCAGATCGGGGACACGGTGACGGTGCTGGAGTCGTCCCCGGAACCCAACCCGTGCTACGGGTGA
- a CDS encoding N-acetylglucosamine kinase: MTGSVDAVLGLDAGNTKTIALLMDTTGRVLGWGRAGPANIYTSVPDAVQNLIQAAEAAFGQAGLRGRTLRAAVLSASGADWPEDFALLRDAVEGLGWAERTDIVNDAVGALRAGSEDGLGVAVVCGTSSGTAARVPGGRVWHSSYWQEPEGAEDLARQALRAVYRAHLGIDPPTTLSARAVALFDCPDADALLHRMTGRTQPPVPNLGRLARALLDEADAGDSTSRRIAVRHGEALGDYALAAARQVGLRGGYRLVTSGGVMRHPSTLLHSALVQRVQVGHPDVTWQASALEPACGAALLAAELHGTRITGEQYATLAATAPHAQVFET; encoded by the coding sequence GTGACGGGCAGCGTGGACGCCGTGCTGGGCCTGGATGCGGGCAACACGAAGACGATCGCGCTGCTCATGGACACCACGGGCCGCGTCCTTGGCTGGGGCCGGGCCGGGCCGGCCAACATCTACACCTCGGTGCCTGACGCCGTGCAGAACCTGATCCAGGCGGCCGAGGCGGCCTTCGGGCAGGCGGGCCTGCGGGGCCGCACGCTCCGGGCGGCCGTGCTCAGCGCGAGCGGTGCGGACTGGCCTGAGGATTTCGCCCTGCTGCGCGACGCCGTGGAGGGGCTGGGCTGGGCGGAACGCACGGACATCGTGAACGACGCCGTCGGAGCGCTGCGGGCCGGGTCGGAGGACGGCCTGGGCGTGGCCGTGGTGTGCGGCACGAGTTCCGGCACCGCCGCCCGCGTGCCCGGCGGCCGGGTGTGGCATTCCTCGTACTGGCAGGAACCCGAGGGCGCCGAGGATCTCGCCCGGCAGGCCCTGCGCGCCGTGTACCGTGCGCACCTGGGCATCGACCCGCCCACCACGCTGAGCGCGCGGGCCGTCGCGCTGTTCGACTGCCCGGACGCGGACGCCCTGCTGCACCGCATGACCGGGCGCACCCAGCCGCCCGTGCCGAACCTCGGTCGGCTCGCCCGCGCCCTGCTCGACGAGGCCGACGCGGGCGACTCCACCAGCCGCCGCATCGCCGTGCGGCACGGGGAGGCGCTCGGCGACTACGCCCTCGCGGCGGCGCGGCAGGTGGGCCTGCGGGGTGGGTACCGGCTGGTCACCTCCGGCGGGGTGATGCGCCATCCCAGCACCCTGCTGCACTCGGCCCTGGTTCAGCGCGTGCAGGTTGGACATCCAGACGTCACGTGGCAGGCCAGCGCGCTCGAACCGGCCTGCGGAGCCGCGCTGCTGGCCGCCGAACTTCACGGCACCCGAATCACCGGCGAGCAGTACGCCACCCTGGCCGCCACCGCTCCTCACGCACAGGTCTTCGAGACGTGA
- a CDS encoding glucosamine-6-phosphate deaminase, which yields MTVRTLPDTLMLAEVAADWLAQRVALKPELTVLVATGQTPMGMYGRLAARVQAGTLDCSQVTAVQLDEYSGLAPEDPRRLRDWMMTSFVTPLRILKVVPLDDPATFTAELEALGGLDVAILGLGPNGHLGFNEPPSGPDAPTREVALTPESLLSNRHYWNGLDVPTRAVTAGMDVILGARETLLLVSGAHKRAILGAALDGPETPEVPASYLRRTALTVLADQEARP from the coding sequence GTGACCGTCCGCACCCTGCCGGACACGCTGATGCTGGCGGAGGTGGCCGCCGACTGGCTGGCCCAGCGCGTCGCCCTCAAGCCGGAGCTCACGGTGCTCGTCGCGACTGGGCAGACGCCGATGGGCATGTACGGGCGGCTGGCCGCGCGGGTACAGGCGGGCACGCTCGACTGTTCACAGGTCACCGCCGTGCAGCTCGACGAGTATTCGGGACTGGCCCCCGAAGACCCGCGCCGCCTGCGGGACTGGATGATGACGTCGTTTGTGACGCCGTTGCGTATCCTGAAGGTCGTGCCGCTGGACGACCCCGCCACCTTTACCGCCGAGCTGGAGGCGCTGGGCGGCCTCGACGTGGCGATCCTGGGCCTGGGGCCGAACGGACACCTGGGTTTCAACGAACCGCCAAGCGGCCCGGACGCGCCCACGCGCGAGGTCGCCCTGACGCCCGAGAGCCTGCTCAGCAACCGCCACTACTGGAATGGGCTGGACGTGCCCACACGGGCCGTGACAGCCGGGATGGACGTGATCCTGGGCGCGCGCGAGACGCTGCTGCTCGTCAGTGGGGCGCACAAGCGGGCCATCCTGGGCGCCGCGCTGGACGGCCCGGAAACGCCCGAGGTGCCGGCCAGCTACCTGCGCCGCACGGCCCTGACGGTGCTCGCCGATCAGGAGGCCCGACCGTGA
- a CDS encoding glycoside hydrolase: MARVKIAYIGGGSTRAPGTLASFLRQAANFAGSEIVLHDVDQSRLDLVCALARRMAEVQGADLTFTATTNRRAALEDCDGVLSSYRPGGFEARALDERIPLSHGAVGQETQGAGGFFMALRAVQVAQGLVADMEAVCPDAWLFNYTNPVNIVAQAVADHSPVRVVSLCEGPIVFPREIAELAGLDPHLVRATMVGLNHACWSAEATYDGAPMLPLLAASLDGELPDAWARRWIELAVAMDALPASYMKYYYFEQDMVAELRAKSTTRAQDIQAEVPDYWAHYREQLTADTPTLDPQRSRGGIFELEVAVDVMDALFNDRAEVWPCNVVNRGALADFPDSLVVEGPCVVDARGVQPVAGHRLPPAARALTGALGEYQQLAANAAWDGTRRQAIQALVSNPLVRTLPLAETLYAELAAAHRAWLPERLW; the protein is encoded by the coding sequence ATGGCCCGCGTAAAGATCGCCTACATCGGCGGCGGCAGCACCAGGGCGCCCGGTACCCTCGCCTCATTCCTCCGGCAGGCGGCCAATTTCGCCGGCTCGGAGATCGTCCTGCACGACGTCGATCAAAGTCGGCTCGACCTGGTCTGCGCGCTTGCGCGGCGCATGGCCGAGGTTCAAGGCGCTGACCTGACCTTCACGGCCACCACGAATCGCCGCGCCGCGCTGGAGGACTGCGACGGTGTGCTGTCCAGCTACCGGCCGGGCGGCTTCGAGGCCCGCGCGCTCGACGAGCGCATTCCCCTCTCGCACGGCGCGGTGGGCCAGGAGACGCAGGGCGCCGGGGGCTTCTTCATGGCGCTGCGGGCCGTGCAGGTGGCGCAGGGGCTGGTCGCCGACATGGAGGCCGTGTGCCCGGACGCGTGGCTGTTCAACTACACGAATCCGGTGAACATCGTGGCGCAGGCGGTGGCCGACCACTCGCCAGTGCGGGTGGTGTCGCTGTGCGAGGGCCCGATCGTCTTCCCGCGTGAGATCGCCGAACTCGCCGGACTTGACCCCCACCTCGTGCGGGCTACTATGGTCGGCCTGAACCACGCGTGCTGGAGCGCGGAGGCCACCTACGACGGGGCGCCGATGCTGCCGCTGCTGGCCGCGAGCCTGGACGGCGAATTGCCGGACGCCTGGGCGCGGCGCTGGATCGAGCTGGCCGTGGCGATGGACGCGCTGCCCGCGTCGTACATGAAGTACTACTACTTCGAGCAGGACATGGTCGCCGAGCTGCGCGCCAAGTCCACCACGCGCGCGCAGGACATTCAGGCCGAGGTGCCGGACTACTGGGCGCACTACCGCGAGCAGCTCACGGCGGACACGCCAACGCTCGACCCCCAGCGCTCGCGCGGCGGAATCTTCGAGCTGGAGGTCGCAGTGGACGTGATGGACGCCCTGTTCAACGACCGCGCCGAGGTCTGGCCGTGCAACGTGGTGAACCGGGGCGCGCTGGCGGACTTCCCGGATTCTCTGGTGGTGGAAGGCCCCTGCGTGGTCGATGCGCGTGGCGTGCAGCCCGTCGCGGGCCACCGCTTACCCCCAGCGGCCCGCGCGCTCACCGGAGCGCTGGGTGAGTACCAGCAACTTGCCGCGAACGCCGCGTGGGACGGCACCCGGCGGCAGGCGATCCAGGCCCTGGTCAGCAACCCGCTGGTGCGCACGCTGCCGCTGGCCGAGACCCTGTACGCGGAACTGGCCGCTGCCCACCGGGCGTGGCTGCCGGAGCGGCTGTGGTGA
- a CDS encoding LacI family DNA-binding transcriptional regulator, producing the protein MPPPQDASRTAGIREVARQAGVSIATVSRVFNAGSTVQQETRERVLERAQALGYHPSPLGRHLVLGRSDLLGVILPNSGFPLYGAVLQGIEDTIRDVGMSVLLVSGLDDPQVERQAARQLLQHAVDGSIVVNSRAGTMLPRHRNRAWVHVAPEDPAVPHRVELDNRQGGLLAALELLAGGTRHPAFVGAPGREAAEREQGFMEIMTRAGLMVHRAPGDYTEDSGLRVGMSLPTEVDAVFVAGDLMAAGVLRALHQAGRRVPSEVTVVGFDDSLIAPLLYPRLSSVRQPAYDLGVAAARLALNLIAGEAGPDVLLEPKLVRRESSARVPPPKPP; encoded by the coding sequence ATGCCCCCACCACAAGATGCTTCCCGGACTGCCGGGATCCGCGAGGTGGCGCGGCAGGCGGGGGTATCGATCGCCACGGTCAGCCGGGTCTTCAACGCTGGCTCGACGGTGCAGCAGGAGACGCGCGAGCGGGTGCTGGAGCGTGCGCAGGCCCTCGGCTACCACCCCAGTCCGCTGGGTCGCCATCTGGTGCTGGGCCGCAGCGATCTGCTGGGCGTGATCCTTCCCAACAGCGGATTCCCCCTGTACGGAGCGGTGTTGCAGGGCATCGAGGACACCATCCGGGATGTGGGCATGAGCGTGCTGCTGGTGTCAGGCCTGGATGATCCGCAGGTCGAGCGGCAGGCGGCGCGACAGCTGCTTCAGCACGCCGTGGATGGCAGCATCGTCGTGAATTCACGGGCGGGCACGATGCTGCCGCGCCATCGGAATCGGGCCTGGGTGCACGTGGCTCCGGAGGATCCTGCGGTACCGCACCGGGTCGAACTGGACAACAGGCAGGGAGGGCTGCTGGCCGCCCTGGAACTGCTGGCCGGGGGAACGCGGCATCCGGCCTTCGTTGGAGCGCCGGGTCGGGAAGCGGCCGAACGCGAGCAGGGCTTCATGGAGATCATGACGCGGGCGGGTCTCATGGTGCACCGCGCGCCCGGCGATTACACCGAGGACTCGGGTCTGCGGGTGGGCATGTCCCTCCCGACAGAGGTGGACGCGGTGTTCGTCGCCGGTGACCTGATGGCCGCCGGGGTGCTGCGCGCCCTGCATCAGGCGGGCCGACGGGTACCATCCGAGGTGACGGTTGTGGGCTTCGACGATTCGCTGATCGCGCCCCTGCTGTACCCCCGCCTGTCGAGTGTGCGGCAACCGGCATATGACCTTGGCGTGGCGGCAGCGCGACTGGCATTGAACCTGATTGCCGGTGAGGCTGGGCCGGATGTGCTGCTGGAGCCCAAACTGGTAAGGCGGGAGTCAAGCGCGCGGGTGCCACCGCCGAAACCGCCGTGA